DNA from Candidatus Scalindua japonica:
GCACTAAGGGATGGAGAAAAAATATTTACTACAATAGAGAAAACGTAAAAGATGAGTGGTAAGATCGAAAGCCAGGATATCGATGAGAAGATAAAGAATACTGTCTTGAGGTATGTCGGAAATACTCCTCTGGTAAGGGTTAGTACTTCTCACGATATACCTGATAAAGTAGAAATATACGCTAAGCTGGAATATCTCAATCCGGGAGGGTCTGTAAAAGACCGCCCTGTCTTGTGGATGATAAAAGATGCGATAAAGACCGGAAAACTTACTCATAACAAGGTAATTCTGGATTCTACATCAGGTAATGCGGGAATAGCATACGCAATGATAGGATCCGCATTGGGCTATGAAGTGGATCTGGTTATACCGGGAAATGCCAGTAAAGAGAGAATGCAGACTATCAGGGCTTACGGAGCAACAATTATCTCAACTGACCCTATGAAGGGATATGATGAAGCGATAAGAAGAGCACATGAGATCTTTGCAGATAATCCGGATAAATATTATATGCCGGACCAGTACGCTAACGAATGTAATCCAATTGCCCATTATGAAACAACAGGAAAAGAGATCCTGGAACAGACTGAAGGCAGGATCACACACTTTATTTGCGGAGTTGGCACAGGCGGCACTGTGATGGGTGTCGGCAGAAGATTGAAGGAATATAACCCGGACATAAAAGTTTATGTAATCCAACCTGAGGACTTCCCCGGAATTGAGGGGCTTAAACCCATGGGTGAGGAGTATATTAAACCAAAGATTTACCATGATGACTTTATAGAAGACCATAGGTTTCATGTAACCTCAGAGGAAGCGAAGGATACATGTAGCATTTTGGCCAAAGAACTGGCACTCTTTGTCGGTCAGTCGTCCGGTGCTTTTATGAAAGGTGCGTTAGAATTGGCATGGAAAATAGATGAAGGGGTAATCGTCACCCTTTTTCCTGATACCGGTAGCAGATATTTCAGCACACAATTATGGGAAGAATAAATATGAAAAGAAATTTAATTACACTTTTTGGCATTTTAATGTTATCGCTTATGTTTATTACAATGAATTCCGGCTGCAGCGGCAAATTGAGAGACGCTGAAGAACACTACGATATAGGCACACTGCATTGGAAACAGGGAAGGATCGATGATGCTATTGAAGAGTATCAGAGGGCAATAACCGTTTTTCCTAATTTTGAAAAAGCGCATTTTAATCTTGGCTGTGTATATACCCAGAAAGGGGAATTTGATCTTGCAATTGAGTCATTCAAGAAAGGGCTGCAAATCAAACCCGATTGGTTAGAGGCACATACAAACCTTGGCGCCGCATACGAAACAAATAATATGTTTAATGAGGCGATGGAAGAGTACAAGAAGGCGTTAGGGCTTAATCCCGGAATACCGGAATCACATGTAAATCTTGGCAATCTCTATTTCAAGATGGAAAAGTTTGATGATGCCATTGCTGAATATAATATGGCTACTAAACTCGAACCCGGCTTTGCAGAGGCATACAATAATGTAGGCTATGTATATCTCAAACAGGGGAAATACAGTCTGGCAATTAACCATCTGATGAAAGCGGTTGAACTGAAACCCGGGTATGTAAGCGCGCGTAATAATCTCGGCCAGGCATATATAAAAGTAGGACTGCGTGAAAAAGCAATGGAACAGTATGATGCCGTTAATAAACTCACCAGTAAGAATAAGTAAAGATTTAAAATGGCTATTTATGAGTCTGCTATAAATAGACGTACCATCAGGCGATTTAAACAAAAACCCATTCCGTTAGAAAACTTGAAAAATCTTGTTAACGCTGGAAGGCTGGCACTCTCCAGCACCAAAATGCAACCCATCGAATATATATAGTTAATTAGTGAAAATTTGTGAAATTAGTGTCTAATAAGCGAATAACGACTTCACCTCACCAGACCCAGGTGCAATCAACTGCTGCAAACGCTCTATAGCCACTTTCCCCTTCTCTCCCATATTAGCAGAGAAATCATTCACATAAAGACCTATGTGAGACTTCACAACACTCTCTTCGGTCTCCTGAGCATGTTCCTTAATAAAAGACTTTGATTTCTCCGGATTTTCCCAGGCAAACTCAACACTTTGCTGAATCAAACCGTCCACCTTTCTTGCCACGTCTTTTCCCAATTCTCTACGAATTACAATACCTCCAAGTGGGATTGGAGCTTCCGTCTTCCCCTCCCAATATTCACCCAGGTCACAGATCAGAAACAGACCATCCTTTTCATACGTAAATCGATTCTCGTGAATCACCAGGCTCTGTACCCTGTTACCGTTTAACAAGTCGTTATACAGTTCATCAAAGAAAGCATATTCCGTTTTATAT
Protein-coding regions in this window:
- a CDS encoding nitroreductase family protein, producing the protein MAIYESAINRRTIRRFKQKPIPLENLKNLVNAGRLALSSTKMQPIEYI
- a CDS encoding PLP-dependent cysteine synthase family protein, which translates into the protein MSGKIESQDIDEKIKNTVLRYVGNTPLVRVSTSHDIPDKVEIYAKLEYLNPGGSVKDRPVLWMIKDAIKTGKLTHNKVILDSTSGNAGIAYAMIGSALGYEVDLVIPGNASKERMQTIRAYGATIISTDPMKGYDEAIRRAHEIFADNPDKYYMPDQYANECNPIAHYETTGKEILEQTEGRITHFICGVGTGGTVMGVGRRLKEYNPDIKVYVIQPEDFPGIEGLKPMGEEYIKPKIYHDDFIEDHRFHVTSEEAKDTCSILAKELALFVGQSSGAFMKGALELAWKIDEGVIVTLFPDTGSRYFSTQLWEE
- a CDS encoding 1,4-dihydroxy-6-naphthoate synthase, whose protein sequence is MKLKIGISPCPNDTFIFHALLKQLIDVGPFEFELTSADVQSLNEGAQAGNFDVVKISYGNLWNVQAMYGLLYSGGAMGFGCGPLLLSTKSNRLDPDIPVGVPGENTTANALLKFWAAGESMTYKTEYAFFDELYNDLLNGNRVQSLVIHENRFTYEKDGLFLICDLGEYWEGKTEAPIPLGGIVIRRELGKDVARKVDGLIQQSVEFAWENPEKSKSFIKEHAQETEESVVKSHIGLYVNDFSANMGEKGKVAIERLQQLIAPGSGEVKSLFAY
- a CDS encoding tetratricopeptide repeat protein encodes the protein MKRNLITLFGILMLSLMFITMNSGCSGKLRDAEEHYDIGTLHWKQGRIDDAIEEYQRAITVFPNFEKAHFNLGCVYTQKGEFDLAIESFKKGLQIKPDWLEAHTNLGAAYETNNMFNEAMEEYKKALGLNPGIPESHVNLGNLYFKMEKFDDAIAEYNMATKLEPGFAEAYNNVGYVYLKQGKYSLAINHLMKAVELKPGYVSARNNLGQAYIKVGLREKAMEQYDAVNKLTSKNK